Proteins encoded within one genomic window of Episyrphus balteatus chromosome 1, idEpiBalt1.1, whole genome shotgun sequence:
- the LOC129907690 gene encoding uncharacterized protein LOC129907690, with product MTGRKKDPIWTHYNEIHDVNKKGSRAVCKACNKEIQGIPQRLKEHFKSCCAHVQSPGSSILFTATTTGNQAADLSIPHAASSSEPSTSASGTEHLLSPPIAKKSRVQPMTNFLVRTSEDLKKQLDHQIARAVYATNSSFRCVEHPQVKRTIEMLRPGYQPPSRFDLGNTLLEEIYNEEKEKCFSSVKDQTVNLSIDGWSNVHMEPIICGCVTTETGEVYLLESIDTSGKPHTADYLQEISKNLILKCKTQYKCRVASFVTDNASAMTRMRLDLRSDDDNDGILTYGCAAHILNLLSKDLDIREVREHVVQVVKYFRNNHEAAAKYKAEGGRSLIIPHEVRWNTLADCFQTYLSEWQTILKVCEENRNIIASAIYQKVTNMMLKRSIEDLLKIYKPIAVALDSLQRTNASLSDAVEVFKQLELTFEEQDANLNQISALKKRYKMALTPAHFLSYMLDPTKTSFALTSEEENTALEYAQSEYAGTGLLPLIIKFKSKTDPFKKVLFSEEVLRNVKPLQWWRSQLGSNDEHGELMPIFNQLFTAVASSASVERIFSTFGLVQSKLRNRLGNEKAAKLVFLFKYYNNEQKMNT from the exons atgacTGGCCGCAAAAAAGATCCAATTTGGACACACTACAATGAGATTCATGATGTGAATAAAAAAGGGTCAAGAGCTGTTTGCAAAGCATGCAACAAGGAGATCCAAGGAATTCCGCAGCGATTGAAAGAACACTTTAAATCGTGTTGTGCACATGTACAGA GTCCTGGTTCCTCAATCCTTTTTACAGCTACCACCACCGGCAACCAAGCAGCTGATCTTTCGATTCCACATGCAGCTAGTTCTTCAGAACCCAGTACCAGCGCAAGCGGGACAGAACATTTGTTATCTCCTCCGATCGCCAAAAAAAGCAGAGTACAACCGATGACAAATTTTCTGGTAAGAACATCTGAAGATCTGAAGAAGCAATTAGATCACCAAATTGCAAGAGCTGTGTATGCTACAAACAGCAGTTTCCGATGTGTCGAGCATCCTCAGGTGAAGAGAACAATTGAAATGCTCCGACCGGGTTATCAGCCACCGTCAAGGTTTGATTTGGGAAACACACTGCTTGAAGAAATATATAACGAAGAAaaggaaaaatgtttttcttccgTGAAGGACCAGACGGTTAATTTGTCGATAGATGGTTGGTCTAACGTTCATATGGAACCCATAATTTGCGGATGTGTAACGACTGAGACTGGAGAGGTGTACTTACTGGAAAGCATCGACACGTCCGGGAAACCCCACACAGCTGATTATCTTCAGgaaatatcgaaaaatctcATATTAAAATGCAAGACGCAGTATAAATGTAGAGTAGCAAGTTTTGTTACCGACAACGCCTCCGCCATGACCCGAATGCGATTGGATTTGAGATCTGACGATGACAATGACGGCATTTTAACATATGGTTGTGCTGCTCATATTCTAAATTTACTGTCAAAAGATTTGGACATTAGAGAGGTGCGAGAGCATGTCGTGCAAGTCGTTAAATATTTTCGCAACAACCATGAAGCGGCCGCAAAATATAAAGCAGAGGGTGGTAGATCCCTAATCATCCCACACGAAGTACGGTGGAACACCCTAGCGGATTGTTTTCAAACATATTTGTCTGAATGGCAAACAATTTTGAAGGTATGTGAAGAAAACAGAAATATTATAGCTAGTGCCATTTaccaaaaagttacaaacatgatGCTTAAAAGGTCGATCGAAGATCTGTTGAAAATCTACAAACCAATTGCAGTAGCTTTAGATTCCTTACAACGAACGAATGCCTCGTTATCAGATGCAGTTGAAGTCTTCAAGCAGCTGGAGTTGACGTTTGAAGAACAAGATGCCAATCTTAACCAGATATCAGCgctgaaaaaaagatataaaatggCCTTAACTCCTGCTCATTTTTTATCTTATATGCTGGATCCAACAAAAACAAGCTTCGCATTGACATCTGAAGAAGAGAACACAGCCCTCGAATATGCCCAAAGCGAATACGCGGGAACAGGCCTCCTTCCTCTGATAATTAAATTCAAGTCAAAGACCGATCCattcaaaaaagtgttattTTCAGAGGAAGTTTTAAGGAATGTAAAACCACTACAGTGGTGGAGGTCTCAGTTGGGTTCAAATGATGAGCATGGCGAACTTATGCCAATCTTTAACCAATTGTTTACGGCTGTGGCATCCTCTGCGTCCGTGGAAAGAATATTTTCAACTTTTGGCTTAGTCCAGTCTAAGCTACGAAACAGGCTGGGAAACGAAAAGGCAGCAAAATTGgtgtttctttttaaatattataacaatgaacaaaaaatgaatacttaa
- the LOC129907691 gene encoding LOW QUALITY PROTEIN: ornithine decarboxylase antizyme (The sequence of the model RefSeq protein was modified relative to this genomic sequence to represent the inferred CDS: deleted 1 base in 1 codon): MPSNMNNKLDPMFSSLSSSRREYPSSSNSCGKSRTMSTSSNATTMSNESYCISLGVGPLWWSDVPTHHRTDHDRASFLADFNRKASVSSVGSNISITSSEFSDIEYADSTPDDVISTCSDDDCQEVVKKILQHQRPMRITIKLHVTESKYTKWDTVLNPLNNILYVVMPEVLPPEASKQTFLSLLEFADEKLDADAVVLCMRKDRSDRARLVQTFLILGFQPLSRKSPLAPPAEKVDNNNCFLIYNIEE; the protein is encoded by the exons cgACCCAATGTTTAGTAGTTTGAGTAGTAGTAGAAGGGAGTATCCAAGTTCAAGTAATAGCTGCGGCAAATCGCGCACCATGTCTACCTCTTCCAACGCCACGACCATGTCAAATGAGTCATACTGTATCTCTCTCGGCGTAGGGCCTCTGTGGTGGTCC GATGTCCCTACCCACCACAGAACAGATCACGATAGGGCGTCATTCTTAGCCG attttaataGAAAAGCATCCGTAAGCTCCGTTGGAAGCAACATCTCCATAACATCTTCGGAGTTTTCTGATATTGAGTACGCTGATTCAACACCTGACGATGTTATTTCAACTTGTTCCGATGACGATTGCCAAGAGGTTGTCAAGAAAATACTTCAACATCAACGACCAATGCGCATCACCATCAAGTTGCATGTTACTGAAAGCAAATACACTAAATGGGATACG GTCTTAAATCCACTAAACAACATCTTGTACGTCGTGATGCCAGAGGTTTTACCTCCAGAAGCATCAAAGCAAACTTTCCTCTCATTGTTGGAATTTGCTGACGAAAAATTGGACGCCGACGCTGTAGTTCTCTGCATGCGCAAGGATCGTTCAGACCGTGCCCGTTTGGTGCAAACTTTCTTGATTCTTGGCTTCCAGCCGTTGTCACGTAAATCTCCTCTTGCTCCACCAGCAGAGAAAGTTGATAACAACAACTGTTTCCTCATTTACAACATCGAGGAATAA